Proteins encoded together in one Chitinophaga sp. LS1 window:
- a CDS encoding type IV toxin-antitoxin system AbiEi family antitoxin domain-containing protein yields MDTRYVFRDISYLCGDLKSPQMDTRYKTISNKPAELIKHFTDLNQPAFTFSEANELLNSSSKEAVKKLMRDMVKRELLLRLKDGVYWIIPYEQEAKNYFPNWHMVAKYLVGNNKYYIGYYSAMEIHSLITQPSLLERIVVNQQIKPSLLKIKDAKFQFIYHNANHFFGNKQIWIDSFNKVSCSDLEKTFVDCLYKPDYAGGITEIAKALYKSRDKIDYQKLYFYCEQFKAQSVIKRLGFLLELLEIYNPIIDRLQQLTSKSIILLEPSYEKKGKLVSKWSIQQNIEPKDITSPIFT; encoded by the coding sequence ATGGATACAAGATATGTGTTTAGAGATATTTCATATCTTTGTGGGGACTTAAAAAGTCCCCAAATGGATACAAGATATAAGACTATATCAAATAAGCCGGCAGAGTTAATAAAACACTTTACTGATTTAAATCAGCCTGCTTTTACGTTTAGCGAAGCTAACGAGCTGCTAAATTCATCTTCTAAAGAAGCTGTTAAGAAACTAATGCGCGATATGGTAAAACGTGAGTTATTGTTACGTTTAAAAGATGGGGTTTATTGGATAATTCCGTATGAACAGGAAGCAAAAAACTATTTCCCCAATTGGCATATGGTCGCAAAATACTTGGTTGGTAATAATAAGTATTATATAGGGTATTACAGTGCGATGGAAATACATAGTCTGATCACACAGCCATCATTACTGGAAAGAATTGTAGTTAATCAACAAATCAAACCATCATTACTGAAAATTAAAGATGCAAAATTTCAATTCATCTATCACAATGCAAATCATTTCTTTGGTAATAAGCAAATATGGATAGATAGTTTTAATAAAGTTAGCTGTTCCGATCTGGAAAAAACTTTTGTCGATTGCCTCTATAAACCTGACTATGCGGGAGGTATCACCGAAATTGCAAAGGCACTATATAAATCCAGGGATAAGATAGATTACCAGAAACTTTATTTTTATTGCGAGCAGTTTAAAGCCCAGTCTGTAATTAAAAGATTAGGTTTTTTGCTGGAACTACTGGAAATTTATAATCCAATTATAGATCGCTTACAACAATTAACATCAAAATCTATTATCCTCCTGGAGCCTTCTTATGAAAAGAAGGGTAAGTTGGTCAGTAAATGGAGCATTCAACAGAATATAGAACCAAAAGACATTACTTCACCCATATTTACGTAA
- a CDS encoding nucleotidyl transferase AbiEii/AbiGii toxin family protein, giving the protein MIHPKEINAVASQNKLKDTQIEKDYVLSWLLFGISENSFLSANLVFKGGTVLKKAYFPDYRFSEDLDFTLIDNNITNQQLLNEFEKVYAFVKEEANITMRFKESNVHVNGSIGFYINYIGPLQANLNSRDVKIDITRGEILEFPTEQKRIFILYSDLPEESFSLQCYSLSEVLIEKMAALMGRTEPRDLYDFWYLNELERIDTKYHKPEFERKARNKGHNPAEFEKRVLVKEKNLEQGWQRKLEDQVYDLPKFVDIFRESKRYLKL; this is encoded by the coding sequence ATGATTCATCCAAAAGAGATTAATGCAGTTGCGTCACAAAACAAATTAAAAGATACACAGATAGAAAAAGACTATGTACTTAGCTGGTTATTATTTGGGATTTCGGAAAATTCTTTCTTATCCGCTAACCTGGTATTCAAAGGAGGTACCGTTCTAAAAAAAGCGTATTTCCCAGACTATCGTTTTTCTGAAGATCTGGATTTTACTTTAATAGATAATAACATTACCAATCAACAATTATTAAATGAATTTGAGAAGGTATATGCGTTTGTTAAAGAAGAAGCCAATATTACTATGCGGTTTAAAGAAAGTAATGTACATGTAAATGGAAGTATAGGATTCTATATAAATTATATTGGCCCATTGCAGGCAAATTTGAATAGTAGAGATGTGAAGATTGATATTACAAGAGGTGAGATACTTGAGTTTCCTACCGAACAGAAAAGGATCTTTATCCTATACTCCGATCTTCCGGAAGAATCGTTCTCATTACAATGCTATTCATTGTCTGAGGTGTTAATTGAAAAGATGGCTGCTTTAATGGGGCGAACAGAGCCGCGAGATTTATATGATTTCTGGTATCTGAATGAATTAGAGCGGATAGATACTAAATATCATAAACCTGAATTTGAACGCAAAGCACGGAATAAAGGCCATAACCCAGCCGAATTTGAGAAAAGGGTTTTAGTAAAAGAAAAGAATCTGGAACAGGGCTGGCAAAGGAAACTAGAAGATCAGGTCTACGATCTGCCAAAGTTTGTTGATATTTTCCGTGAATCTAAAAGATATTTAAAATTATAA
- a CDS encoding DEAD/DEAH box helicase, whose protein sequence is MMSLEITEEKLDLFQCLFKGREDAFAVRKEKDGKSGYITCYQLDWEAYKTHKQKGGTFQNFKNKTLVPLTSKEFVNHLTGVQVIGIYPLLENNTSWFVAVDFDERGWEDECQKFLTTCDQYKIPASLERSRSGNGGHVWIFFTQPYSAYKSRRIVKHMLQLAGIISVFDKKSSFDRIFPSQDSHSGEGLGNLIALPLQGQAVEKGNSCFIDHGNLLPLENQWVFLSTISKITIENIDAIYNQLFDATLQQPDPSITIVAKQGCLEISLSNVITLSRSQLTPQLVSFLRDHLNFINTDYLIKKKMGKSIYGMEAYFKILEEKGDSIIIPRGFMRQLIDYCKKENILYEIKDKRKKYTEINIPSKIPLRDYQKAAVDITAKKEFGIIVAPPGNGKTIIALSIIANKKQPALIIVYRKQLFDQWMDRIQDFMGIPKHLVGKIVSGERKEGLLITIAMFQSLEVINENDPIFEAFGTIIIDECHHIPAKTFRDTIKRFNSFYQYGLTATPLRKNKDEQLMFSFIGEVIYEMKSNNGGEVANNSLSIIVRDTDLFVPFDYKTDKFEPLAQVLIHDSTRNNLIINDIKKEIGSGRKGLILTERKSHIDTLCQFLKQQFEIITLSGDDSEQLRKSKMKQIVSEEFQILIATGQFIGEGIDINNLDCLFLVFPFAFEGKLIQYIGRVQRSSTPPIIYDYRDIKIGYLEKLFKQRSKHYRKLQKSGQLQKHDELLLLLEGEKVYLNYKENALPISILDLPFEIVKFKSEVAWKIRILNYNEAEEEVFAEILDYQAEQNPSMETQLSLNLLGIEKIKFRSINSAHLLSAVQMKPVRLQVPDIKIPLPDNNNEIEVVKSISKSLKLPLDSLKFEYGSVSFSSYLEEVNKYVDFKIENDDIRPEFEVLKDYFAKVLKKKLLTVMVRIKFDNSDIIFTEATSDDIDKINSSIIESVRFEFVKKDILATRSATSDNRCMSTMEDLALATNKPITNFFKSDKDLLDDILNIKKSKHYLQLKYLSKKHEASILKIRFILQPLSFIFLVMGDGKYHLVWETLDSNEATYIWHINKTKEDLRLAIVMLEDILQEIRNTGKQDYLKRENPDFSRIFHEYSDPKKGFVLWKGQLEERLT, encoded by the coding sequence ATGATGTCCTTAGAAATAACTGAAGAAAAATTAGACCTATTCCAATGTCTGTTTAAAGGAAGGGAGGATGCTTTTGCAGTTAGAAAGGAAAAAGATGGTAAGAGTGGCTATATAACTTGTTATCAGCTAGATTGGGAAGCCTATAAAACTCATAAACAGAAAGGTGGTACATTTCAGAATTTCAAAAACAAAACGTTAGTACCTCTTACCTCCAAAGAATTTGTTAACCATCTTACAGGCGTTCAGGTAATTGGTATATATCCGTTACTTGAGAATAATACTTCCTGGTTTGTAGCCGTTGATTTTGACGAACGTGGATGGGAAGATGAATGCCAGAAATTTTTAACAACCTGCGATCAATATAAAATACCTGCATCATTAGAACGATCAAGATCGGGAAACGGAGGACATGTCTGGATATTCTTTACGCAACCCTACTCTGCTTATAAAAGCAGGAGAATTGTAAAACACATGCTTCAATTGGCAGGTATAATTTCGGTATTTGACAAGAAATCCAGTTTTGATAGAATATTTCCAAGTCAGGATTCTCATAGTGGGGAAGGCTTAGGAAACTTAATTGCATTACCGCTTCAAGGTCAAGCTGTCGAAAAAGGCAATTCCTGTTTCATTGATCATGGGAATTTATTACCATTAGAAAATCAATGGGTATTTCTAAGTACCATTTCAAAAATAACTATTGAAAATATCGATGCTATTTATAACCAACTGTTTGATGCTACATTGCAACAACCAGATCCTTCTATAACTATCGTAGCAAAACAGGGCTGTCTTGAGATTAGCTTAAGTAATGTCATTACACTGAGCAGATCACAGCTTACACCGCAATTAGTAAGCTTCCTGAGAGACCATCTCAATTTCATTAATACTGATTATCTGATCAAAAAGAAAATGGGAAAATCCATTTACGGAATGGAAGCCTATTTCAAAATATTAGAGGAAAAAGGAGACAGTATTATTATTCCGCGAGGATTCATGCGTCAGTTAATAGACTATTGTAAAAAAGAAAATATACTCTATGAAATAAAAGATAAGAGAAAAAAGTATACTGAAATCAATATTCCCTCGAAAATACCACTACGCGATTATCAGAAAGCCGCAGTCGATATAACTGCGAAAAAAGAGTTTGGGATAATCGTGGCCCCTCCTGGAAATGGCAAAACGATAATTGCATTATCTATTATTGCAAACAAAAAACAACCCGCACTAATAATAGTCTACCGTAAGCAATTGTTTGATCAATGGATGGACCGGATACAAGATTTTATGGGGATTCCGAAACATTTGGTAGGGAAAATTGTAAGTGGGGAAAGGAAAGAGGGCTTACTAATAACTATTGCAATGTTTCAAAGCCTGGAAGTAATAAATGAAAATGATCCCATCTTTGAAGCTTTTGGAACGATCATTATCGATGAATGTCATCATATACCGGCTAAAACTTTTAGAGATACAATTAAAAGATTCAATTCATTCTACCAATATGGACTTACAGCAACTCCACTCAGAAAAAACAAAGACGAGCAATTAATGTTTTCCTTCATCGGCGAGGTTATATATGAAATGAAATCGAATAATGGAGGGGAAGTGGCGAATAATAGCCTCTCAATAATTGTCCGGGATACAGACTTGTTTGTTCCATTTGATTATAAAACAGATAAGTTTGAACCTCTAGCCCAGGTTCTCATTCATGATTCCACAAGGAATAATCTTATAATTAATGATATCAAAAAGGAAATCGGATCCGGAAGGAAAGGGTTAATCCTTACAGAAAGAAAAAGCCATATTGATACGCTTTGCCAATTTCTAAAACAACAATTTGAGATAATAACTTTATCTGGTGATGATAGTGAGCAATTGCGAAAATCAAAAATGAAGCAGATTGTTTCTGAAGAATTTCAAATACTAATAGCAACGGGACAGTTTATAGGAGAAGGAATAGACATAAACAATCTTGATTGTCTTTTTCTCGTATTCCCTTTTGCATTTGAGGGTAAACTAATTCAATACATAGGGCGAGTCCAACGCAGCAGCACTCCACCTATCATATATGACTACCGGGATATCAAAATTGGCTACCTGGAAAAGCTATTTAAACAAAGAAGCAAGCACTACCGCAAATTGCAAAAGTCTGGGCAATTGCAAAAACATGATGAGTTACTTCTTTTATTGGAAGGAGAAAAGGTTTATTTGAATTATAAAGAGAATGCCTTACCAATTTCTATTTTGGATCTTCCTTTTGAAATCGTAAAATTTAAAAGTGAGGTTGCCTGGAAGATAAGAATATTGAATTACAATGAGGCGGAGGAAGAAGTATTTGCTGAAATATTAGATTATCAGGCCGAACAAAACCCATCAATGGAAACTCAACTCAGCCTAAATCTATTAGGAATAGAAAAAATTAAATTCCGGTCAATTAATTCGGCTCATCTGCTAAGTGCAGTACAAATGAAACCTGTTAGACTCCAGGTGCCAGATATTAAAATACCATTACCTGATAACAATAATGAAATCGAGGTGGTCAAATCTATATCAAAATCTTTAAAACTTCCTTTGGATAGTCTAAAATTTGAATATGGTTCAGTATCTTTTTCCTCTTACTTAGAAGAAGTCAATAAATATGTAGATTTTAAGATTGAAAACGATGATATCAGGCCCGAATTTGAAGTATTGAAGGATTACTTTGCCAAAGTTCTTAAGAAGAAATTATTAACAGTAATGGTAAGGATCAAATTTGACAACTCCGACATTATATTTACGGAAGCAACTTCAGATGATATTGACAAGATAAACAGCAGTATAATTGAGAGTGTAAGATTTGAATTTGTTAAGAAAGATATTTTGGCAACCCGAAGTGCTACCAGCGATAATAGGTGTATGTCCACCATGGAGGATCTTGCATTGGCTACCAATAAACCAATTACAAATTTTTTCAAATCGGACAAGGATTTATTGGATGATATTCTAAATATCAAAAAGAGTAAGCACTATTTGCAGCTTAAATATCTTTCGAAGAAACATGAAGCATCAATCTTGAAAATTCGTTTTATCCTGCAACCGCTTTCATTTATTTTTTTAGTAATGGGAGACGGGAAATACCATCTCGTATGGGAAACATTAGATAGTAACGAGGCGACTTATATCTGGCATATTAATAAAACGAAAGAAGACCTTCGTCTGGCAATTGTAATGCTAGAGGATATCTTACAAGAAATCAGGAATACAGGCAAACAGGATTATTTAAAAAGGGAAAATCCAGATTTCAGTAGAATATTCCATGAGTATTCCGACCCTAAAAAAGGATTCGTCTTATGGAAGGGACAATTAGAGGAGAGACTTACCTGA
- a CDS encoding alpha/beta hydrolase encodes MRITLMVFAITISTICFGQVHQPRIFLFVPGAFDGGWDYAKVDSVLSAKGDIVYRPTLTGLGERAHLSNENINLSTYIADIVNVIKFENLQNIILVGHSYGGMVIAGVAEQLPDRIREIIYLDAMVPNDGESAQTIATVGGLWDIMMKPNIKGNFVIPAYLTQYDVPQSLKTFTEPLKISNPLVKKIKTVFIAMTKDGVSSSMIDKMGTDRAKERNWKIYTLEGGHYAMREQPENLADKLRAVVDDNQ; translated from the coding sequence ATGAGAATAACACTTATGGTTTTCGCCATCACTATTAGCACAATTTGTTTTGGACAGGTGCATCAGCCCAGGATTTTCTTATTTGTACCCGGTGCCTTCGATGGCGGCTGGGACTACGCTAAAGTAGATTCGGTTTTAAGTGCAAAAGGTGATATTGTGTATAGGCCAACCCTAACCGGACTTGGTGAACGTGCACACTTGTCAAACGAAAATATTAATCTTAGTACTTATATCGCCGACATCGTTAACGTTATTAAATTTGAAAATCTCCAGAACATAATTTTAGTGGGTCATAGTTACGGCGGCATGGTGATCGCTGGTGTTGCTGAGCAATTACCAGACCGCATCAGAGAAATTATTTATCTTGATGCAATGGTTCCGAATGATGGTGAAAGTGCCCAGACCATTGCTACAGTAGGAGGATTATGGGATATAATGATGAAACCTAACATAAAAGGCAACTTTGTGATACCAGCTTACTTGACACAATATGATGTGCCCCAATCATTGAAAACCTTCACTGAACCGCTAAAAATAAGCAATCCATTAGTTAAGAAAATTAAAACAGTATTTATTGCGATGACAAAAGACGGTGTAAGCAGTAGCATGATAGACAAGATGGGAACAGACCGTGCTAAAGAAAGAAATTGGAAAATTTATACATTAGAGGGAGGCCACTACGCTATGCGTGAGCAACCAGAAAATTTGGCAGATAAGTTGAGAGCAGTTGTAGACGATAATCAATAG
- a CDS encoding winged helix-turn-helix transcriptional regulator, producing the protein MEAKEVECQFEMIAAKDALELIQGKWRIPIVLSIVYGNKRFGEIQRAISNISPKMLSQELKVLEQNRIIIRKLYDTMPITVEYTLTPLGISMQPLLLELLKWGKNFRKEIVGK; encoded by the coding sequence ATGGAAGCAAAAGAAGTTGAATGTCAATTTGAAATGATAGCAGCGAAGGATGCGCTGGAATTAATACAAGGTAAATGGCGGATACCTATAGTCCTTTCAATCGTTTATGGTAATAAGAGATTTGGCGAAATACAAAGGGCTATTTCAAACATATCCCCGAAGATGTTGTCACAGGAATTAAAAGTACTGGAGCAAAATAGAATTATTATACGCAAGCTTTACGACACTATGCCCATCACAGTTGAATATACCCTGACTCCTCTTGGTATATCAATGCAACCACTTTTGTTAGAATTATTAAAGTGGGGGAAAAATTTCAGGAAAGAGATAGTAGGTAAATAA
- a CDS encoding Fic family protein has product MHLSGEFSDITSIDKILFRSSCIFFQMICKVESYFRLSNKCENLAFAPLLFMGIILVSINGVPLLCGDYLDISPQVCGKYSVHSLQNHKYYYEFTNIKYIHRIIAANMYIHELDRWPFFTWNKDKLGPKLGEVRFRQGKILGQMNALGFKLQEETMLQTLTLDVIKSSEIEGKLLNPEQVRSSIARRLGIDIAGAIYSERDVEGVVEMMLDATQNYKSSLTEERLFDWHAALFPTGRSGMYKITVAGWRNNTMQVTSGPMGREKVHFEAPAANKVSSEMSTFLQWLNNEQQVDPVIKAAIAHLWFVTIHPFDDGNGRIARAITDMQLARADQNKQRFYSMSAQIQKERNEYYDVLEKTQRGDLDITLWLEWFLNCLYRSMDHTDQTIGKILERSYFWETHNDITFNVRQQKMLQVILDDFFGKLNVSKWAKMTKISTDTALRDIQDLVKKNILEQEGSGKNTSYRLKNFNKQ; this is encoded by the coding sequence ATGCATTTATCAGGAGAATTCAGTGATATAACTTCGATTGATAAAATATTATTTCGGAGTAGTTGTATTTTCTTTCAAATGATATGCAAGGTTGAAAGTTACTTCCGTTTATCTAATAAGTGCGAAAATCTGGCATTTGCGCCTTTGCTTTTTATGGGAATAATTTTGGTAAGCATAAATGGGGTTCCCTTATTATGCGGCGATTATTTAGATATTTCGCCGCAAGTATGCGGTAAATACTCCGTACATTCGCTGCAAAACCATAAATATTATTACGAATTTACCAATATTAAGTATATTCACCGCATAATTGCGGCGAATATGTATATACATGAATTGGACAGGTGGCCTTTCTTTACTTGGAATAAAGATAAGCTTGGCCCCAAATTAGGAGAAGTAAGATTTCGTCAGGGAAAAATCCTTGGCCAAATGAACGCTCTTGGATTTAAGCTGCAAGAAGAAACAATGTTACAAACATTAACATTGGATGTAATAAAATCAAGCGAGATTGAAGGTAAGTTGTTAAATCCAGAGCAAGTGCGCTCATCCATAGCCAGAAGGTTGGGAATTGATATTGCAGGAGCAATATATAGTGAACGTGATGTAGAAGGTGTTGTAGAGATGATGTTGGATGCAACTCAGAATTATAAGTCTTCTTTAACTGAAGAAAGACTGTTTGATTGGCATGCCGCACTGTTCCCAACAGGAAGGAGTGGGATGTATAAAATAACGGTTGCTGGTTGGCGTAATAATACTATGCAAGTTACATCCGGTCCAATGGGTAGAGAAAAAGTACACTTTGAAGCTCCTGCTGCAAATAAAGTGTCAAGCGAAATGTCCACTTTTTTACAATGGTTAAACAATGAACAGCAGGTTGACCCTGTAATAAAAGCTGCTATTGCACATCTATGGTTTGTTACTATTCACCCTTTTGATGATGGTAATGGTCGTATTGCCAGAGCTATTACTGATATGCAGTTAGCTCGTGCGGACCAGAATAAGCAACGTTTTTATTCGATGTCTGCCCAAATCCAAAAAGAGCGTAACGAATATTACGATGTACTTGAAAAAACGCAAAGAGGTGATTTAGATATCACTTTATGGCTGGAATGGTTTTTAAATTGTCTATATAGATCAATGGATCATACCGACCAAACTATAGGTAAAATTTTAGAACGCAGTTATTTCTGGGAAACTCATAATGATATAACATTCAATGTTCGCCAACAAAAAATGTTGCAAGTGATCTTAGATGATTTCTTCGGAAAACTAAATGTTTCAAAGTGGGCAAAAATGACTAAAATATCCACTGATACAGCATTGAGAGATATTCAGGATCTTGTTAAAAAGAATATCCTGGAACAGGAAGGTAGTGGAAAGAATACAAGCTACAGGCTTAAGAATTTTAATAAACAATAG
- a CDS encoding ATP-binding protein — MRKYPIGIQDFNEIQNGGYLYIDKTQIIYNLIESGKYYFLSRPRRFGKSLLLSTIKEIFSGNRELFKDLWIYDKWNWEQKHPVIHLRLSKLDYQKLGLYEALSIEIGVLAKEQGVELESKHLKGRFEELIRKASANGQVVILIDEYDKPITDYLEDLEKVEENRSIFKSFYSVLKDSDPYIRLLLLTGVSRFPKVSIFSDLNNLNDITIHRKYATIAGITQQELESGFADEIEEIQQHQPDFLGKLKSWYNGYAWHEEAERVYNPFSLLKYMDGRDFRNYWFHTGTPTWLVNLMKQNREYDLETVHIGENALSNFNVEHIAVIPVLFQTGYLTIKGYNSNNRLYELGYPNTEVKESLTDALLSAYRNVFPGNDSMSVTDDLSEVLKKNDMSQMIKALDVLLSTIPYDHWKAESESIFHIIVHLSFKRLGFDVRSEVHSATGRCDVLVFTDQYIFALELKLNSSANLALEQIFQKGYLRPYQMDARRKIAIGINFSSEKRAVQDFLVKEIE; from the coding sequence ATGAGGAAATATCCGATAGGTATACAAGATTTCAATGAAATACAAAATGGAGGTTATCTATACATTGATAAGACTCAAATAATCTACAATCTAATAGAATCAGGAAAGTATTATTTTCTTAGCCGTCCCAGACGATTTGGAAAATCCCTGTTGCTATCCACTATTAAAGAGATCTTTAGTGGAAACCGAGAATTATTTAAAGACCTTTGGATCTATGATAAATGGAATTGGGAACAAAAACATCCAGTAATACATTTAAGGCTAAGTAAACTTGACTATCAAAAATTAGGGCTATACGAAGCTCTTAGTATTGAGATAGGGGTTTTAGCAAAAGAGCAGGGTGTAGAACTGGAATCTAAACATTTAAAAGGAAGATTTGAAGAACTAATTCGGAAGGCTTCAGCTAATGGACAAGTTGTTATCCTGATTGACGAATATGATAAACCTATCACCGATTACCTGGAGGATCTGGAAAAAGTAGAGGAAAACCGGTCCATATTTAAGAGCTTTTATTCTGTATTAAAGGATTCAGACCCCTATATTCGTTTGTTGCTACTTACCGGAGTCAGCAGATTTCCTAAAGTGAGTATTTTTTCTGATTTAAATAACCTGAATGATATTACAATCCATCGAAAATATGCAACAATTGCAGGAATTACCCAACAGGAATTGGAGAGCGGTTTTGCGGATGAGATTGAAGAAATACAGCAACATCAACCTGATTTTTTAGGGAAGTTGAAGTCATGGTATAATGGTTATGCCTGGCATGAAGAAGCAGAACGTGTATACAATCCATTTTCTTTACTGAAATATATGGATGGTCGTGATTTCAGGAATTACTGGTTTCATACCGGTACGCCTACCTGGTTGGTGAACCTTATGAAACAAAATAGGGAATATGATCTGGAAACCGTACATATTGGCGAGAATGCATTAAGCAATTTTAATGTAGAACATATAGCTGTGATACCCGTACTATTTCAAACAGGATACCTGACCATTAAAGGATATAATTCCAATAATAGATTGTATGAGTTGGGATACCCAAATACAGAAGTAAAAGAAAGTCTGACGGACGCACTGTTGAGTGCTTATAGAAATGTATTTCCAGGCAATGACTCAATGTCTGTTACAGATGATTTGAGCGAGGTATTGAAAAAAAATGATATGTCTCAAATGATCAAAGCATTGGATGTACTGTTATCAACTATTCCTTATGATCATTGGAAAGCAGAGAGTGAATCGATTTTTCATATCATTGTGCATCTCTCCTTTAAACGCTTAGGTTTTGATGTACGCAGTGAAGTACATAGTGCTACCGGTAGGTGCGATGTGCTTGTATTCACTGATCAATATATTTTTGCGTTAGAATTAAAACTGAATAGCTCTGCGAATTTGGCCCTTGAGCAGATTTTTCAGAAAGGATATTTGCGTCCCTATCAAATGGATGCAAGAAGGAAAATCGCTATAGGCATCAATTTTTCCTCTGAGAAAAGAGCTGTTCAGGACTTTTTGGTTAAAGAAATAGAATAA